Within the Kluyveromyces lactis strain NRRL Y-1140 chromosome A complete sequence genome, the region TGCTAGTAATACCCGGTTCGTATCCTCGTGTCCCATACTCATTATACCGTTGGTGACACAATTTTGTAAGTTCCATTGTAAATCTATTAGATTGTTCAAATGGAGCGtctttaacttctttaAATCGTTTTCCATCTTGATGACTTCGTTATGGTTCACTTTTTCAAACGAACTGAAcacttctttgaattgttcaaaCGATTCAAGCTTTGCTATCACAGTATCTCTGTACATCGCCAAGATCTTGCCACGACGCGATTTCATGTAGTCTACTTTACTCGAGTTATTAGTGGTTGTGCTAGTAGAGGCTGCAGGTGTGCTGAGAACACTGTGAGTTGTCGCTCCAGCAGCACCAGCACCATTGCTGATAGCACTCgtgctgctgctgctgctgctgctgttgcttTTGTTTCCATTGCTCCCTGTATGAGATACTTTCCCCACCTTGCCCCGTTTCAACTCTTTCTCATTCTTGGCTAGTTTCCCCACCAAATCCCGTTGGCATCGCTCGTACACGTCCATTATCTTGTTTTGTATCTCGTTGATTTGTAAATGATAAAACGTTATCTGTCCATCGTTCAAACTTGTCTGGTTCGGGAACATCTCTTTTATCATATCCAGAATTTCGTTGATCTTGATATCTTCCATGCGAGTAAACTTGTGTATCTTATGATCGTTGAACCCAGTTCGTAATCTAATCAACGATACTTTATTCGTTTGTGAATTCAATAACTCATCGTATAATACATCCAGCAGcaaaaactctttgaaCATGGTTTAGTGGTGGCAATCTTTCCAGTGTCTGATGTTGGTAAGTTTTGGTTTCGTCAGTCTCTCTTTTCAGCTCTTACCTTTCCCTTTCACTTCTTCTAGTCTCATCTCGCCTTGTTTCCTTTcaattatcaatatcatcatcgtcatctaTAATTTTACCTATATCTTTAATGCGTAATAAGTTGAACAAAGGTAGAAGGGAGACAAGTTTAGATGTAAGAGCGCCATATCTCAAACTATGACATCAAGACTTGTGCTACCCGATGTGTTACCTATTACTTCTAAAAGACACGATATTTTACATCAAATCACACTTCCAGACCTTTCACGGGAAATATCTGCTGCTAAATCATCGATTCAGGATTCTGTAATTGGGTTGCTGTCGTCCTATCCAAAGTACCCAACAGATAGAGTCgatgaaataaatgaaCTGGAATCAGCATACAAAGATCTTTTGAGAATGGAGTCTCGGCAGAAGTTTCTAAATAGTAAGCTCACAGAAATGAAGTCTAAATATACACAACAATCCTCCGATGCTCCAAGGTTGAACAGAGAAAATTGGGACAGTTTTCTCAATAACGAGTACA harbors:
- the EAF5 gene encoding Eaf5p (weakly similar to uniprot|P39995 Saccharomyces cerevisiae YEL018W EAF5 Esa1p-associated factor, subunit of the NuA4 acetyltransferase complex), with the protein product MFKEFLLLDVLYDELLNSQTNKVSLIRLRTGFNDHKIHKFTRMEDIKINEILDMIKEMFPNQTSLNDGQITFYHLQINEIQNKIMDVYERCQRDLVGKLAKNEKELKRGKVGKVSHTGSNGNKSNSSSSSSSTSAISNGAGAAGATTHSVLSTPAASTSTTTNNSSKVDYMKSRRGKILAMYRDTVIAKLESFEQFKEVFSSFEKVNHNEVIKMENDLKKLKTLHLNNLIDLQWNLQNCVTNGIMSMGHEDTNRVLLAQDELDMTINFVRNAMDN